The Streptomyces collinus DNA segment CGACATCATCGTCGCGGCCCTCATCCTCAACGCGCGGCTGCGCGGCCCGGGTCTGCGCCAAGTACTCGGCGCCCTGGCCAAGTCGGCCCGCGAGGAGGTCGACATGCGCCAGCGGGTCATGGCCCAGCGCGCCTCGACCCGCAGGTCGGTGCAGATCGTCGTCGCGGTCTCCATCGCCTTCGTCCTCGGCCTGTCGATCTTCAACCGCGACTTCGTGGAGCCGTACGGAACGGCAGTCGGCCAGCTCGTCCTGGCCTGCGTCTGCGGCCTGTTCGCGCTCGGCTTCTGGTGGCTGCGCAAGCTGTCCACCATCGAGACGCCCGAGCGCTTCCTGGTCCGCGACGAGGCCTCCGTCCAGTTCGTCCGACCGAGGACGCCGTCGGGGGCGCAGTCCCAGCAGCGGCTGCCGCAGGAAGAGGGGGCACGCTGATGGATCTCACGATGCCGCTCGTCGTCGGCGCCGTCATGGGCCTGGGCATCTACGCCCTCGTGCGCGCCCTCATGCCCAGCAAGCGCAGCGCGATCTCCCAGGTCGCGCGGATCGACGCGATGCGCGCCCGCGGCTCGGCCTACGAGTCGGCCCGCGTCGAGCAGGAGAAGGGCCGCCTGGGCGCAGTGCGGGCCGAAGTGGGTCTGCGCGTCTCGGAGTTCTACCTCCAGCAGGGCTGGGAACAGCGCTCGCTGCGCGCCGACCTCGCGGTGCTGGACCGCAGCTGGGAGAAGTTCCTGGCGACGAAGGTGCTGCTGGGCGTGGCCGGCCTGTTCTTCGGCCCGTTCCTGTTCGCCATCGTCTACACGCTGGGCTTCGGCCGGAGCCCGATCATCCCGGTCTGGCTGGCCCTGCTCTTCGCGGTCGTCTTCTTCTTCCTCCCCGACCTGGAAGTTCGGCGGGACGCGGCCGACAAGCGGCGCGACCTGCGGCGTGTGATCGGCGCCTACCTCGACCTGGTGTCGATGAGCCTCGCCGGCGGACGCGGTCTGCCCGAGGCCCTGATGGCGGCTGCCGAGGTGTCCGACGGCTGGGCCAACCAGCGCATCCGCAACGCCCTGTCCGACGCCCGCATCACCGGAGTCAGCCAGTGGCAGGCGCTCGGCGCGCTCGGCGAGGAGATCGGCGTGGAGGAGCTCAAGGACCTCTCCGCCTCCCTGGCCCTGGTCGCGGACGACGGTGCCAAGGTCCGCGAGTCCCTCGCCTCCCGCGCCGAGACCATGCGGCACCGCGAACTCGCCGAGATCGAGGGCAGCGCGGGCGAGAAGTCCCAGTCGATGCTCGTCGCGCAGCTGCTGCTGTGCGCCGGGTTCCTGGTGTTCCTGATCTTTCCGGCGGCGATGCGGGTGTTCCAGGTGCAGTGAGCCGTGCAGTGAGCCGTGCGTGCGCGTCGCAGGTGAGCGACCTTCACAACTCCAGAACTCCGTGAACCGATTTCGAAAGGACAAGACGTCATGAACGGAC contains these protein-coding regions:
- a CDS encoding type II secretion system F family protein, with the protein product MDLTMPLVVGAVMGLGIYALVRALMPSKRSAISQVARIDAMRARGSAYESARVEQEKGRLGAVRAEVGLRVSEFYLQQGWEQRSLRADLAVLDRSWEKFLATKVLLGVAGLFFGPFLFAIVYTLGFGRSPIIPVWLALLFAVVFFFLPDLEVRRDAADKRRDLRRVIGAYLDLVSMSLAGGRGLPEALMAAAEVSDGWANQRIRNALSDARITGVSQWQALGALGEEIGVEELKDLSASLALVADDGAKVRESLASRAETMRHRELAEIEGSAGEKSQSMLVAQLLLCAGFLVFLIFPAAMRVFQVQ